A genomic window from Oceanobacillus timonensis includes:
- a CDS encoding LacI family DNA-binding transcriptional regulator, with the protein MAKLTMKEIAKLANVSQSTVSRVINGNEKVNADAVKRVLDVIEDVGYVPNSAAQTLKRSQSKIIGVSVTETYNPYFVELIDVLESEARKLGYSILLHNSKHNPITEWESIQNFIARQADGIIFIPTGEYNLKRISKLAIPSVIITQNYRTLDSVSLNHMQAGRIAAEKFIRTGHTKFGFIGTALDDKYLGYKSLLYENGFDFDLNNFIRVEESSTNNYLIQQDIEAYVKEKEGQLDFTCIFAGNDVVALEFLEMAQRREIRIPEDISLIGFDDTYLSKTMGISSIHQPMEEMVKTTLEVLIDRIENEVSKEKVNIKLEPTLIERSSSSFKKL; encoded by the coding sequence ATGGCTAAACTGACAATGAAAGAAATTGCTAAGTTGGCAAATGTTTCGCAATCTACCGTTTCACGGGTGATTAACGGAAACGAAAAAGTGAATGCTGATGCGGTAAAACGAGTGCTTGATGTGATTGAAGATGTTGGATATGTTCCAAATAGTGCGGCACAAACTTTAAAAAGAAGTCAATCCAAAATTATCGGTGTAAGTGTGACCGAAACCTATAATCCTTACTTTGTGGAATTAATTGATGTGCTAGAATCTGAAGCTAGAAAATTGGGGTATAGTATTCTTCTGCATAATTCTAAACATAACCCAATTACAGAATGGGAAAGTATCCAAAATTTTATTGCCCGTCAAGCGGATGGGATTATCTTTATCCCTACGGGGGAGTATAATCTTAAACGAATAAGTAAACTTGCTATTCCGTCCGTAATTATTACCCAAAACTATCGCACGCTGGATAGTGTCAGCCTGAATCATATGCAAGCAGGAAGAATTGCTGCCGAGAAATTTATACGTACAGGTCATACAAAATTTGGGTTTATTGGAACAGCGCTAGATGATAAATATTTAGGGTATAAAAGTTTATTGTACGAAAATGGATTCGATTTTGATTTGAACAACTTTATTCGCGTGGAAGAATCGTCCACAAACAATTATCTTATTCAACAGGATATTGAAGCATACGTAAAAGAGAAGGAAGGACAGCTTGATTTCACATGTATATTTGCTGGGAATGATGTGGTAGCTTTGGAATTTTTAGAAATGGCTCAAAGAAGAGAGATTCGTATACCCGAAGATATTAGCTTAATTGGTTTCGATGATACATACCTGTCCAAAACAATGGGGATTTCCAGTATTCATCAGCCAATGGAAGAAATGGTTAAAACAACACTTGAGGTTCTTATTGATCGTATAGAGAATGAAGTATCTAAAGAAAAAGTGAATATTAAGCTGGAGCCAACATTGATTGAACGAAGTAGTTCCAGCTTTAAAAAGTTATAA
- a CDS encoding M20 family metallopeptidase: MSLEKNYESIQNELIKISNQLYENPELGDQEFESMKLLVQYLKSYDFEVETGVVDRPTAFRAEYTSSKPGPTIAYLAEYDALPGIGHGCGHNLIATFAVGAGVILRQQVDEIGGKVVVLGTPAEETNGAKVPMSEQGTFDDIDVAMMVHGADVSSESGPMLAMDALQFDFTGKAAHAAASPEQGINALDAVIQLFNGINALREHVPDDVRIHGIITKGGEAAGIVPAEATAQFYIRANERKLVDELGEKVRKIAEGACLMTGASVEVSNYEISYDNMVTNQSLSNTFTKHMKAYSSNPVYPAVPATGSADMGNVSQVVPAIHPFAGLNEPGLVFHTTEFAEKTITPDGEAAIHDAVLALAHTGYDIIVNKDLLHVIQEEFENR; the protein is encoded by the coding sequence ATGTCATTAGAAAAAAACTACGAATCTATCCAAAATGAACTGATTAAAATCAGTAATCAATTATATGAAAATCCAGAACTCGGTGATCAGGAGTTTGAATCCATGAAGTTACTGGTTCAATATTTAAAAAGTTATGATTTTGAAGTGGAAACAGGCGTTGTTGATCGTCCAACTGCTTTTCGCGCCGAATATACAAGCAGTAAACCTGGACCGACAATTGCTTATTTGGCAGAATATGATGCACTTCCCGGAATTGGACATGGATGCGGTCATAATTTAATTGCGACATTCGCTGTCGGAGCAGGAGTCATTCTTCGTCAGCAGGTTGATGAAATTGGCGGAAAGGTTGTCGTTTTGGGGACACCTGCAGAGGAAACGAACGGTGCCAAAGTACCAATGAGTGAACAGGGCACATTTGATGATATTGATGTGGCGATGATGGTACATGGAGCAGATGTATCTTCAGAGAGCGGTCCAATGTTGGCAATGGATGCACTGCAGTTTGATTTCACCGGAAAAGCAGCACACGCAGCGGCATCTCCAGAGCAAGGGATTAATGCGCTGGATGCGGTCATTCAATTATTTAATGGAATAAATGCCCTTCGTGAGCATGTACCGGATGATGTACGGATACACGGTATTATTACAAAAGGCGGAGAGGCAGCAGGTATTGTGCCGGCAGAAGCGACCGCGCAATTTTATATTCGCGCCAATGAACGGAAATTGGTGGACGAGCTTGGAGAAAAAGTGCGGAAAATTGCAGAGGGAGCTTGCTTGATGACCGGGGCTTCTGTGGAAGTTTCTAATTATGAGATAAGTTACGATAATATGGTTACAAACCAGTCCCTGTCAAATACATTTACAAAACATATGAAAGCTTACAGCTCCAATCCAGTTTATCCGGCTGTTCCGGCAACAGGGTCAGCAGATATGGGAAATGTGAGCCAGGTTGTTCCAGCGATTCATCCATTTGCCGGTTTAAATGAGCCGGGACTTGTTTTCCATACAACCGAATTTGCAGAAAAAACGATAACGCCAGACGGGGAAGCAGCGATTCATGATGCGGTTCTGGCTTTAGCACATACAGGATACGATATTATAGTCAACAAAGATTTACTACACGTCATTCAAGAGGAATTTGAAAATCGATAA
- a CDS encoding BCCT family transporter codes for MDAPNQQKKKSFVEKKIVIPSIVIIAIISFLFAMYTSESMELLNNIFNSLVDTFKWGYLWYAFLIVIAALFFAFSKYGRVVLGDPSQKPRYNLFEYASILIAMGLGSTVMRTGLTQWSEVANDPPFGLDAGSMEAILAGNSYSMFLWTFQTFAVFVMVAPAMGYLLYVRKKPRMRISEACRSIFGDKFTDGIGGIILDILFLVSILAGAAVTLGLGTPIVTYNLAELLNIEVTFPFTLIVTLVWVLGFSISAYVGIDKGIKRLSTWNMYLAGAFAILVLVIGPGIFIMNFFSDSLRHLFSNYINFSLYTNSLDLEGGTHIESHTVFWFAYNATWAMLHGVFAAIVSKGRTIKEMILTYLMAPMLLSWVATGVLGGLSVHRQVTDTIPVLDIVQDQGIEASIPAVLSSLPMSAVILILFTIIATIFLITTLDSTTYTVATYMSNQDMSKSNPYKSLRILVAGLITVLALTLMSVGGLSPLEVLSGLMGIPIIMIQILTVFAAKKMMDEDRAWVKNVRKARYATTKQKD; via the coding sequence ATGGACGCGCCAAATCAGCAGAAGAAAAAAAGCTTTGTTGAGAAGAAAATTGTGATTCCTTCTATTGTCATTATAGCTATCATCAGTTTTCTATTTGCCATGTATACGAGTGAGTCCATGGAATTACTGAATAATATTTTTAATAGTTTGGTAGATACCTTTAAATGGGGATATTTATGGTATGCATTTCTCATTGTTATAGCTGCATTGTTTTTTGCTTTTTCTAAATATGGAAGAGTCGTTTTAGGAGATCCGTCACAAAAACCAAGATATAACTTATTTGAATATGCATCGATTTTAATTGCCATGGGTCTTGGTTCAACAGTCATGCGGACAGGTTTGACACAATGGAGCGAGGTTGCGAATGATCCGCCATTTGGGCTGGATGCAGGCTCGATGGAAGCGATTCTTGCCGGGAATTCCTATAGTATGTTTTTATGGACCTTCCAGACATTTGCTGTTTTTGTTATGGTTGCGCCGGCGATGGGATATCTTTTATATGTCCGGAAGAAGCCAAGAATGCGTATTTCCGAAGCGTGCCGTTCTATATTCGGTGATAAATTTACAGACGGAATCGGCGGGATTATCCTTGATATTCTTTTCTTAGTCAGTATTTTAGCAGGAGCGGCAGTGACATTAGGTCTTGGTACTCCGATTGTTACGTATAATCTGGCAGAATTATTGAATATCGAAGTTACCTTTCCTTTTACGCTCATTGTGACATTAGTATGGGTTTTAGGCTTTTCTATCAGTGCTTATGTGGGCATTGATAAAGGAATCAAACGGTTAAGTACATGGAATATGTATCTTGCAGGAGCTTTTGCTATCCTTGTACTTGTTATTGGGCCTGGAATCTTTATTATGAATTTCTTTTCAGATTCCTTACGTCATTTATTCTCTAATTATATCAATTTTTCATTGTATACCAATTCGCTGGACTTAGAGGGCGGTACACATATTGAAAGTCATACGGTTTTCTGGTTTGCTTATAACGCAACTTGGGCTATGCTCCATGGTGTTTTTGCAGCTATTGTATCCAAAGGCAGGACCATTAAAGAAATGATATTAACGTATTTGATGGCACCGATGCTGCTATCGTGGGTAGCGACAGGTGTTCTTGGCGGATTAAGTGTGCACAGGCAAGTGACGGATACCATTCCGGTTCTGGATATTGTTCAAGACCAAGGCATTGAAGCATCGATTCCTGCTGTCTTGAGCTCTTTACCAATGTCTGCTGTTATCCTTATCCTGTTTACAATTATAGCGACGATTTTCCTGATTACCACATTAGATTCTACAACCTATACCGTAGCAACCTATATGTCTAATCAGGATATGTCCAAATCGAACCCGTATAAATCCTTACGCATCTTAGTTGCAGGATTGATTACGGTGCTTGCTCTAACACTGATGAGCGTAGGCGGCTTGTCACCGCTGGAAGTACTCTCAGGACTGATGGGCATACCGATTATTATGATTCAGATTCTGACGGTCTTTGCAGCTAAGAAAATGATGGACGAGGATCGGGCTTGGGTAAAAAATGTCCGAAAAGCCAGGTATGCTACGACAAAGCAAAAGGATTAA
- a CDS encoding nucleoside hydrolase: MRKIIIDTDTAGDDTIALLKAMHHFKVEGVTITGGNVDFHQEVENALYTIQVAHPEEKVPVYKGLERPLLATGQEKHRTVEDVHGDDGMGGAHFPKAVQRPEEGHAVDFIIEKVKEYPGEVNLLAIAPLTNIAMAIKKDPSIIKDIPHIYIMGGTNNTLGNITPAAEYNFYVDPEAARLVLHSGIPITMVGWDMCIDYSIMDDDDHAEIAGLETAGSQFFIDINKVVMQFNKSVHRLNGTTHPDTLLVAIAADERIMTGSHDYYVDVETKGELTRGYSLVDINNRMEQKPNVRVCEAVDRDRFKKNLFNVLGAIK, translated from the coding sequence ATGAGAAAAATTATTATTGATACCGATACAGCCGGGGACGATACGATTGCTCTTTTAAAAGCGATGCATCATTTTAAAGTCGAAGGGGTAACGATTACCGGCGGAAATGTGGATTTTCATCAAGAGGTGGAAAATGCGCTATATACGATTCAAGTCGCTCATCCGGAAGAAAAGGTTCCTGTTTATAAAGGTCTGGAACGGCCGCTGCTTGCAACAGGTCAGGAAAAGCACCGGACTGTAGAAGACGTTCATGGCGATGATGGCATGGGCGGTGCGCATTTTCCCAAGGCAGTACAGCGTCCGGAGGAAGGACATGCGGTTGATTTTATCATTGAGAAAGTGAAAGAATATCCGGGAGAAGTCAATTTATTGGCGATTGCGCCGTTAACAAATATTGCGATGGCGATTAAGAAGGACCCTTCCATTATCAAGGATATCCCGCATATTTATATCATGGGCGGTACGAATAATACATTAGGAAATATTACGCCGGCAGCGGAGTATAATTTCTATGTGGATCCGGAAGCGGCAAGACTTGTCCTGCATTCCGGTATTCCAATTACCATGGTTGGCTGGGATATGTGCATCGATTATTCCATTATGGATGACGATGATCATGCGGAAATAGCCGGCCTGGAAACGGCAGGTTCTCAATTTTTTATAGATATTAATAAAGTAGTGATGCAATTTAATAAATCGGTGCATCGCCTGAACGGGACAACGCATCCAGATACGCTGTTAGTAGCGATTGCGGCAGATGAACGTATCATGACAGGGTCGCATGATTATTATGTAGATGTTGAAACGAAAGGAGAGCTTACCAGAGGTTATAGCCTGGTGGATATTAATAACCGTATGGAGCAGAAGCCGAATGTCCGCGTTTGTGAAGCAGTGGATCGTGATCGGTTTAAGAAGAATTTGTTCAATGTATTAGGAGCTATTAAGTAA
- a CDS encoding nucleoside hydrolase: MQKKVYLNHDGGVDDLISLFLLLQMEDVNLTGVGVTPADCYLEPAVYASRKIIDRFGKGQHVEVAASSSRGKNPFPKDWRMHAFFVDALPLLNESGKIEAKLAEKAAHEHLVKVLRESDEKVTLVFVGPLTDLARALEIAPDIEEKIEKLVWMGGTFLENGNVEEPEHDGTAEWNAFWDPGAVKKVWDSSIEIDLIALESTNMVPLTPDVRNRWAAERKDIGIDFLGQCYAMVPPLVHFQTNSTYFLWDVLTTATIGKPDLVKKKEVKSIVHPDGASQGKTEISEAGRPVQFVYEVNRDAFFDYMTTLARQEK, translated from the coding sequence ATGCAAAAGAAAGTTTACTTGAATCATGATGGCGGTGTAGATGATCTAATCTCGCTGTTTTTGCTATTACAAATGGAAGATGTGAATTTGACCGGCGTCGGCGTTACCCCGGCAGATTGTTATTTAGAACCTGCTGTATATGCAAGCCGTAAAATTATTGACCGTTTTGGAAAAGGACAGCATGTCGAAGTAGCTGCATCCAGTTCCCGCGGCAAAAATCCCTTTCCAAAGGACTGGCGCATGCATGCGTTTTTTGTAGATGCCTTGCCTCTGTTAAATGAGTCTGGAAAGATAGAAGCAAAACTTGCAGAAAAAGCAGCACACGAGCATTTGGTAAAAGTACTTCGAGAGAGTGATGAAAAAGTAACGCTTGTGTTTGTCGGTCCATTGACCGATTTAGCAAGAGCTTTGGAAATCGCTCCAGATATCGAAGAGAAAATTGAAAAACTTGTTTGGATGGGCGGAACATTCTTAGAAAATGGAAATGTGGAAGAACCGGAGCATGATGGAACTGCCGAATGGAATGCCTTTTGGGATCCGGGGGCTGTGAAAAAGGTATGGGACAGTTCGATTGAGATTGATTTAATTGCTTTGGAGAGCACAAATATGGTTCCGTTAACACCTGATGTCAGGAATAGATGGGCTGCTGAACGAAAAGACATTGGCATTGATTTCCTTGGCCAGTGCTATGCAATGGTGCCGCCGCTTGTCCATTTTCAAACGAATTCAACTTACTTCCTATGGGATGTTTTAACAACAGCAACGATTGGCAAGCCGGATTTGGTAAAGAAAAAAGAAGTCAAAAGCATTGTTCATCCGGACGGCGCGAGCCAGGGAAAAACGGAGATTTCAGAGGCTGGACGCCCTGTACAGTTTGTTTATGAAGTGAACCGGGATGCGTTTTTTGATTATATGACAACATTAGCGAGACAGGAGAAATAA
- a CDS encoding glycoside hydrolase family 32 protein — MTQHKTHFEQLARANQAVTDTKHEQKEASYRLHYHFMAPTGWLNDPNGLIQHNGVYHLFYQFNPYSYHWGAMHWGHATSRDLVNWKHEPVALAPSEPYEYDETKSEMGCFSGSAVMNGDVMMLFYTGHLEGHDPKEVQAIATSTDGIHFTKHAANPVINGSPEGLSDEFRDPKVWKHGELWYMVVGTAVGHDGAVALYKSSNLIDWEYVGIAAKSDGTQGDMWECPDLFPLGDKYVLMTSPMNTDRGKSTVMVGSMDYDKGVFIPESQHEIDYGIDFYAAQTFEDEKGRRILFAWMDFPFTEFPSKTDKWSGAMTIPRELTLGKDGYVRSQPVPELTALRDNHMHDDKLVLSEDETHPLHADYPFQHSYELKCKWVLPENKADGKVGLHLRQSKDGSEQTTVFYDLATNEVIVDTTHAGKLSHKAVNKAGLLHKNDEVTFHIFVDTCSVEVFVNDGEATLSTRIYPDLASNDITLYTEGTGATAEYIDIWELKNAEMS, encoded by the coding sequence ATGACACAACACAAAACGCACTTTGAACAGCTCGCCCGCGCTAATCAGGCCGTGACAGATACCAAACATGAACAGAAGGAAGCTTCCTATCGGCTCCATTATCATTTTATGGCTCCGACAGGCTGGTTAAATGATCCGAATGGTCTTATCCAGCATAACGGGGTATACCATTTATTCTATCAATTCAATCCATATAGTTATCACTGGGGAGCCATGCATTGGGGACATGCAACGAGCAGAGACCTTGTGAACTGGAAACATGAACCGGTTGCTCTAGCACCTTCTGAACCTTATGAATATGACGAAACAAAGAGCGAGATGGGCTGCTTTTCCGGATCGGCTGTCATGAACGGAGATGTCATGATGTTATTTTATACCGGGCATTTAGAAGGACACGACCCGAAAGAAGTACAAGCTATTGCCACGTCAACAGACGGAATACACTTTACCAAACATGCCGCAAATCCAGTTATCAACGGAAGCCCGGAAGGATTAAGCGATGAGTTCCGCGACCCAAAAGTATGGAAGCATGGTGAACTTTGGTATATGGTTGTAGGAACAGCTGTAGGTCATGACGGTGCCGTGGCATTATACAAGTCCAGTAATCTAATAGACTGGGAGTATGTAGGTATTGCTGCCAAAAGTGACGGAACACAAGGCGATATGTGGGAATGTCCTGATTTATTTCCACTAGGAGACAAGTATGTATTGATGACCTCCCCCATGAACACGGATCGTGGTAAAAGTACAGTGATGGTGGGGAGCATGGATTATGACAAGGGTGTCTTTATTCCGGAATCACAGCATGAAATCGACTATGGGATTGACTTTTATGCTGCTCAGACTTTTGAAGATGAGAAAGGAAGACGTATCCTTTTCGCCTGGATGGACTTTCCCTTCACAGAATTCCCGTCCAAGACGGACAAGTGGTCCGGCGCTATGACGATTCCTCGTGAACTCACGCTGGGTAAGGATGGTTATGTGCGTTCTCAGCCGGTTCCAGAGCTGACTGCACTTCGGGATAACCATATGCACGATGATAAACTTGTGCTATCCGAAGATGAAACACATCCGCTTCATGCTGATTATCCTTTTCAGCATAGCTATGAATTAAAATGCAAATGGGTATTACCTGAAAATAAAGCAGACGGAAAAGTTGGTTTACACTTACGCCAATCAAAAGATGGTTCGGAACAGACAACCGTTTTCTATGACCTGGCAACGAACGAAGTAATCGTCGACACAACACATGCAGGGAAACTTTCTCACAAAGCGGTTAATAAAGCTGGCTTATTGCATAAAAACGACGAGGTGACATTTCATATATTTGTCGATACATGCTCTGTCGAAGTGTTCGTAAATGATGGGGAAGCAACACTCTCTACGCGAATTTATCCAGACCTTGCAAGCAACGATATCACATTATATACAGAAGGAACCGGAGCAACCGCAGAATACATTGATATTTGGGAGCTCAAGAACGCGGAAATGTCATAA
- a CDS encoding LysE family translocator produces the protein MPIFPFLTFVFISSFTPGPNNFMAISFANRYGFRNTLSFCAGVGAGFFLIALLCSFFNRALIEILPIIETPLKFAGVFYMLYLAYKTFTSSGSGEASSEKAQKNLFVIGTLMQFINPKAILYGITVVATFLLPYYHSYISYILFCLFLGLVGICSSITWSLFGSVLQNFLSRYQKTFNIVMGLLLVYSAFAILMG, from the coding sequence ATGCCTATTTTTCCTTTTCTTACTTTTGTTTTTATCAGCAGTTTTACTCCTGGCCCAAATAATTTTATGGCTATTTCTTTCGCTAACCGTTATGGCTTTAGAAATACATTATCGTTTTGTGCAGGCGTAGGAGCGGGTTTCTTTCTCATCGCTTTACTTTGCAGCTTTTTTAACCGGGCCCTTATCGAAATTCTGCCCATTATTGAAACCCCATTAAAATTCGCAGGTGTTTTTTATATGCTTTATCTGGCTTATAAAACATTTACCAGTTCAGGAAGCGGGGAAGCATCTTCTGAAAAAGCGCAGAAAAACTTATTTGTAATCGGTACATTGATGCAATTCATTAATCCAAAGGCGATTCTCTACGGGATAACAGTTGTGGCTACATTTCTGTTACCCTATTATCATTCGTATATAAGCTATATCCTGTTCTGTCTTTTCCTCGGCCTGGTTGGTATATGCAGTTCGATTACCTGGAGCCTGTTCGGTTCGGTGCTTCAAAACTTTTTGTCCCGCTATCAGAAGACCTTTAATATTGTGATGGGGCTATTACTTGTATATAGTGCTTTTGCTATTTTGATGGGATAA
- a CDS encoding MFS transporter, with protein MFKNKNYWFSSGYLFLFFITWSIWWSFYSIWLSGTLGLTGSQTGTVFSINSFLSLIFMLLYGVIQDKIGTKKHLIWFQSIFLMGTGPFIIYIYEPLLQTNFTISAILGGVYFGAGFIAGVAFLESYAEKLSRKFNFEYGTSRMWGSIGYACATLTAGLLLSINPHLNFWIASVAGVGFFLLNCFFKTEVTKKEEEPEEEAPSLRIKDIISIVKVKKFWYFVLFLFGTACIYTIYDVQLFPIYFTEHFTDTDIGYQIFGYLNSFQVFLESAMLFAAPFIVNRIGAKQSLILAGVIMGTRIIGSALVDSTIAISFIKLLHGIELPILLIAIFKYISLNFDQRLSATIYLIGFKISGEIGVIAFSSIIGKLYDNTGFITTFFVLGTIVYIFTIASIFFLTNQNSKRNEVLPYDTTQNAL; from the coding sequence ATGTTTAAAAATAAAAACTACTGGTTTTCATCCGGTTATCTGTTTCTTTTCTTTATTACATGGTCAATTTGGTGGTCTTTTTATTCTATTTGGCTGAGTGGGACACTTGGCTTAACAGGTTCTCAGACAGGAACTGTTTTTTCAATCAATTCATTTCTTTCTTTGATATTTATGCTTCTATACGGGGTTATTCAGGATAAAATAGGCACAAAAAAACATCTGATTTGGTTTCAGAGTATTTTCCTTATGGGAACAGGGCCATTTATCATTTATATCTATGAACCGCTTCTTCAAACGAACTTTACGATTAGCGCCATTTTGGGCGGGGTTTATTTTGGAGCCGGTTTCATCGCAGGTGTTGCTTTTCTAGAGTCATATGCAGAGAAACTAAGCCGGAAATTCAACTTTGAGTATGGCACATCAAGAATGTGGGGTTCTATAGGCTACGCATGTGCCACATTAACCGCAGGATTACTGCTAAGTATTAACCCCCATCTTAATTTTTGGATTGCCTCTGTTGCAGGGGTAGGTTTCTTTCTGTTAAATTGCTTCTTTAAAACGGAAGTAACTAAAAAAGAGGAAGAGCCCGAAGAAGAAGCACCTAGTTTACGAATAAAAGATATCATATCTATTGTGAAGGTGAAAAAGTTCTGGTATTTTGTTTTATTCCTTTTTGGAACTGCTTGCATTTATACGATTTATGATGTACAGCTTTTTCCAATTTATTTCACAGAACATTTTACCGATACAGATATAGGATATCAAATATTCGGATACCTTAATTCATTCCAAGTTTTTCTTGAGTCAGCCATGTTGTTCGCTGCGCCTTTTATTGTCAATCGAATCGGAGCAAAGCAGTCATTGATTTTAGCAGGTGTTATTATGGGAACGCGTATTATAGGATCAGCACTTGTCGATAGTACCATTGCTATTTCATTCATCAAACTTTTGCATGGGATTGAACTGCCTATCTTGCTGATTGCTATTTTTAAATATATTTCACTTAATTTTGATCAAAGACTATCTGCTACCATTTATTTGATTGGTTTTAAAATATCAGGTGAAATCGGTGTCATAGCCTTTTCATCTATTATTGGTAAACTATATGATAATACAGGTTTTATAACAACATTTTTTGTCCTTGGCACTATCGTCTATATTTTCACAATTGCTTCTATCTTTTTCTTAACCAATCAAAACTCAAAACGAAATGAGGTCTTACCATATGACACAACACAAAACGCACTTTGA